In Serinus canaria isolate serCan28SL12 chromosome 5, serCan2020, whole genome shotgun sequence, the following proteins share a genomic window:
- the ISM2 gene encoding isthmin-2: protein MPLIRGKVVLILGFVFLTTFLAAVRGLPVRGKQRSNTPKERSSKLAEVSAASSPRSAGDEELPLSGRARGLRRSGQAGPRRHRRRGLAQQAARSPVLPQPSGAGQEESLPFMLDLQNLPGLANVDLSAQNPNIQVTIEVVDDPQAEMEMDLLKETSNDWSLTSSEWLSHKDLFWPLFWEYTDPAEGEEEEEDEEEEEEDDKMDVGDREEEEEDDDEEEDYTTDYEEEESMLSGVGGNWDQRWPGQKNWIFKEKYNYDYEDEEEWSPWSPCSITCGSGNQKRTRSCGYACTATESRTCDLTHCPGAEGEMVFPTEETPFKSDNTTELFNSEVDSCEKWLNCKSDFLTKYLSKVLTDLPSCPCSYPLEAVYSAVNLRDEQRGKSFRWRDASGPKERLDIYKPTARFCLRSMLSLDSTTLAAQHCCYDEHTRLITRGKGAGVPNLISTEFSPELHYKVDMLPWILCKGDWSRYHAVRPPNNGQRCADNPAEEEYLSQLQEAKEY, encoded by the exons GTGTCAGCAGCATCCAGCCCCCGTTCAGCTGGGGACGAGGAGCTGCCCCTGTCGGGCAGGGCGCGGGGGCTGAGGCGCAGCGGGCAGGCTGGCCCGCGGCGGCACAGGCGCAGAGGGCTGGCTCAGCAGGCTGCCAGGagcccagtgctgccccagcccagcggTGCTGGCCAGGAGGAGAGCCTGCCCTTCATGCTGGACCTGCAGAACTTGCCGGGGCTGGCCAATGTGGACCTGAGTGCCCAGAACCCCAACATCCAG GTGACCATTGAAGTGGTGGATGATCCTCAGGCTGAGATGGAGATGGACTTGTTGAAGGAGACAAGCAACGACTGGTCTCTGACATCCTCTGAGTGGTTGTCTCACAAGGACCTATTCTGGCCCCTCTTCTGGGAATACACTGACCCTgctgagggggaggaggaggaggaagatgaggaagaggaggaagaggatgacAAGATGGATGTAGGGgacagggaggaagaagaagaggatgATGATGAAGAGGAAGATTACACAACAGATTATGAGGAGGAGGAGTCCATGCTCAGTGGAGTAGGCGGTAACTGGGACCAGCGATGGCCTGGGCAGAAAAACTGGATctttaaggaaaaatacaattatG ACTATGAAGATGAGGAGGAGTGGAGCCCATGGTCCCCTTGCAGCATCACTTGTGGCAGTGGCAACCAGAAGAGGACCCGGTCCTGTGGCTATGCCTGCACAGCGACAGAGTCGAGGACCTGCGATCTGACACACTGCCCTG gagcagaaggagagaTGGTCTTCCCCACAGAGGAGACACCTTTCAAAAGCGACAACACCACAGAGCTGTTCAACTCAG AGGTGGACAGCTGTGAGAAGTGGCTGAACTGCAAGAGCGACTTCCTCACCAAGTACCTGAGCAAGGTGCTGACGGacctgcccagctgcccctgctcctaCCCGCTGGAGGCCGTCTACAGCGCCGTCAACCTGCGCGACGAGCAGCGGGGCAAGAGCTTCCGATGGCGGGATGCCAGCGGGCCCAAGGAGCGCCTGGACATCTACAAGCCCACGGCACGCTTCTGCCTGCGCTCCATGCTCTCCCTGGACAGCACCACCctggctgcccagcactgctgctacGACGAGCACACCCGCCTCATCACCCGCGGCAAGGGGGCCGGCGTCCCCAACCTCATCAGCACCGAGTTCTCTCCGGAGCTGCACTACAAGGTGGACATGCTGCCCTGGATCCTTTGCAAGGGTGACTGGAGCCGGTATCATGCCGTCCGGCCCCCCAACAATGGCCAGCGGTGTGCCGACAACCCCGCCGAGGAGGAGtacctgtcccagctgcaggaggccaAGGAGTACTAG